The following are encoded together in the Macrobrachium rosenbergii isolate ZJJX-2024 chromosome 21, ASM4041242v1, whole genome shotgun sequence genome:
- the LOC136849837 gene encoding crustapain-like, with translation MKTLVLILCGLAAVSAIPEFEKEWHHLKQWETFKTQFEKSYANPIEEKYRQSVFLDKVKYIEDFNKLYEKGEKTYFLKVNQHSDLTHEELIALLTGGFERRMEPPSEPPMEVSVVGLADSVDWRIAGAVTPVKDQGQCGSCWAFSAVSALESMNFLKTGQLVSLSEQNLVDCAWDYGCYGCGGGWPYAAYQYIRDNGGIDTESSYPYRAYDQTCQYDPSTVGATVTSYVQPASGSESALQKAVHDVGPVSVCIDAGNPSFGSYGGGVYYEPYCDTYYVNHAVNVVGYGAQGGMDFWLVRNSWGSWWGEGGYIKMARNEGNMCGIATYSVYPVV, from the exons ATGAAGACTTTGGTTCTAATTCTGTGTGGGCTGGCCGCGGTTTCTGCCATTCCAGAATTTGAAAAGGAATGGCATCACTTGAAGCAATGGGAAACCTTCAAG ACGCAGTTCGAGAAGTCCTATGCCAACCCCATCGAGGAGAAATACAGGCAGTCTGTGTTCCTGGACAAGGTGAAATACATCGAAGACTTTAACAAGCTCTATGAAAAGGGAGAGAAGACTTACTTCCTGAAAGTCAACCAACACAGTGATTT GACCCACGAGGAACTGATCGCCCTTTTGACCGGAGGATTCGAACGCAGGATGGAACCTCCTAGCGAGCCTCCCATGGAGGTGTCCGTCGTAGGATTGGCCGACTCAGTCGACTGGAGGATTGCAGGCGCTGTGACTCCTGTGAAGGATCAGGGCCAGTGTGGATCCTGCTGGGCTTTCTCTGCT GTTTCAGCTTTGGAAAGTATGAACTTCCTCAAGACTGGCCAATTGGTCAGCCTTTCTGAGCAGAATTTGGTTGACTGCGCCTGGGACTACGGTTGTTACGGATGCGGAGGCGGTTGGCCTTATGCTGCCTACCAGTACATCAGAGACAATGGAGGCATTGACACCGAGTCCTCTTATCCTTACCGAGCCTAT GACCAGACCTGCCAGTACGATCCTTCAACCGTAGGTGCTACAGTCACTTCTTACGTTCAGCCTGCTAGCGGCAGTGAGTCTGCACTCCAGAAAGCAGTCCATGATGTTGGGccagtcagtgtttgcatcgacGCAGGCAATCCTTCCTTTGGCAGCTACGGAGGAG GAGTTTACTACGAACCCTACTGTGATACTTACTACGTTAACCACGCCGTGAACGTCGTGGGGTACGGAGCCCAGGGTGGCATGGACTTCTGGCTCGTCAGAAACTCCTGGGGCAGCTGGTGGGGCGAAGGTGGATATATCAAGATGGCCAGGAATGAAGGCAACATGTGTGGCATTGCTACCTACTCTGTCTATCCTGTTGTTTAA